The Streptomyces sp. NBC_00510 genomic interval CCAGGTGGACCTGGGGGTGAAGGCGCTTGACCGCCACCGCACGGCCCAGCAGCTCGTCCATGGCCCGCCAGACCGTGCCCATGCCGCCACGGCCTATCCGCTCCACCAGCCGGTATCTCCCGGCCACCAGGCGTCCGAGCTCGGACATCGCGCGATTCTCCTTGGTCATCCGTTGACGGGTCTCCTCGGCCGGCCGGGCTCAGGACAGGGCGACGACCCGTGCCTGCGCCGGGCCCGCGTCGAAACGCAGGACGATGTCGTAGAGGTAGGTGTCGCCGGCCCGGGGCCCCAGGGCCGTCCGGGTCCCGGGGCGCAGCAGGCGGGAGACGGTCTCGTGCCGCTCGCCCGGGGCCGTGCCGCTGACGGTGACGAGCCGCAGGGCGGTACGGCCGGTGTTCTCGAGGGTGACGGTGCGGGTCCGCGGGCACGGAGTGGCCGCGGTGCCCGCGGACCCGCACCGGAAGCGCACGTCGCCGAAGTTCCCCAGCCCGCAGGAGACCTCGGTGGCGTAGTCGATGTCCGACGAGCAGACGGCGCCGACCCGCAGACCGGCCGGCGGGGCGGCCTCGACCGCCGCCCCGTGCGCGTCGGAACCCCGTGGCTGCACGACGGCGAACACGCCGAGTACGGCGGTGGCGAGTACGGCGGGTACGAGTGCTTTCCGCACCGGGTGCTCCAGGAGGCGGGCGACCCGCGGCGGGCGCCGCCGGACGGCGGATGCCTCCGGGCAGCGGGTCGCCGCGGGTGCTGCGGGATCAATGACGGATCGCGGATCGGGGGCCGCGTTGAGGACGACGGCGCTTTCCTTCGGAAAGGGCACCGGATTCACGGGATCCGCCCGCTATCCGCGGTCTCCCGTTCCGGCGTAGTGGCGCATGAAATGGGCTTCGGCGACGGCGAGGCGCCGCAGTTCGTCGACGGACACGCTCTCGTCCACGGCGTGGATCTGTGCCTCCGGTTCGCACAACCCGATCAGGAGGATCTCCGCCCGGGGGTAGAGGGAGGCGAGGGTGTTGCACAGGGGGATGCCGCCGCCGAGCCCCGCGATGTTCAGGTCGCGACCGCTGTAGGCCGTGCGCATGGCCTCGGCCATGGCCGTGTAGGCGGGGCTCGAGGTGTCGGCGAGGAACGGCTCGCCCTGGGCGACCTGCTCCACCGACACCCGCGCGCCCCACGGGGTGTGCTTCTCGATGTGGGCGGTCAGCAGCTCCGTGGCCTGCGCGGCGTCGACGCCCGGGGGGATGCGCAGGCTGACCGCCGCCCGCGCGCTCGCGTGGACGGAAGGGGTGGCGCCCACGACGGGGGGACAGTCGATGCCCATCACGCTGAGGGACGGCCGTGCCCAGAGACGGTCCGCGACGGAGCCGGTGCCGACGAGGTCCACCCCGTCCAGCACCCCGCCGTCCACGCGGAAATCGGCCTCGGGGTAGGCCAGTCCACGCCATGCGCCGTCGGTCTCCAGGCCCTCGACCCGGGGCGATCCGTCGTCGTCCACCAGCGAGCCGAGGATCTTCACGAGCGCGGTGAGCGCGTCGGGCGCGGCCCCGCCGAACTGGCCGGAGTGCAGGTTGCCGCGCAGGGTCTCGACGTCGATCCGGAGCATCGTGATGCCGCGCAGCGACGCGGTGACGGTCGGCGTCCCGAGGCGGAAGTTCCCGGCGTCACCGATGAGGATCACGTCGGCGTCGAGCAGTTCGGGGTGAGCCCGCGCGTACCGTTCCAGGCCGCCCGTCGCCTGCTCCTCGGAGCCCTCCACGATCACCTTGACGTTCAGCGGCACGCCGCCGTGCGCCTTGAGCGCGCGCAGGGCCAGGAGGTGCATGACCACGGCGCCCTTGCAGTCCGCGGTGCCGCGTCCGTACCACCGTCCGTCGCGTTCGGTCAGCTCGAACGGCGGGGTGTGCCAGGCCTGTTCGTCCGGGGCCGGCTGGACGTCGTAGTGCGCGTACAACAGGATCGTGGGAGCCCCCGCCGGCCCCGCGAGGTGACCGTGGACGGACTGGTGGCCGTCGGGCATGTCGAGGATGCGTACGTCGTCGAATCCTTCGTCCCGCAGGGCGCCGGCCACCCAGGCGGCGGCCTTGCGGCATTCCTCGGGGGGTGAGATGGCCGGGTCCGCGACCGACCTGAACGCGACGAGTTCCGTGAGCTCGTCCCGCGCTGCCGGGATCAGCGAGGCGACGGTGTCGGCGAGGGGATCGGTGGACAACGGGAACTCCTTGGCGTGCGGGGAAGGGAGCGCCGATCGCCGGAGGAGGGAAAACGCCTCACCGTCACGGGAATTCGACAACCCCCTCGACCTTAATCGCGTCGCGATGGACGGGAATAGAAGGTGAGTGCCATGTTCGGTGGCGCCGAATACCGGAGGAAAACACGCGGTCCGGCCGGAGACCTACGGAGGCGCTGGTGGCCGAACGCCGCCATCGAGGAGGGCCGGGGCCCGTCCTCGATGAGCGGCGTCCTGGCCGGCACCGCCTACCGTCTGCTGCCGGCCTGACGGCCCGGCCTCACTTCAGGTGCCGGCCGAAGAACCGGATCCCGTCCTCCAACTCGAAGAACGGGGTGCCGGTGTGCCCGCCCAGATTGGCGTGCAGCGTCTTCTCCTTGGTGCCGAAGGCGTCGAACAGGTCCAGGGCCCTGCGCCGGGGGTTCCCCTCGTCGTCCCACTGCAGCAGGAAGAGCAGCGGAATGGTGACCTGCCGGGCCTCCTCGCGCTGGGCGCGGGGCACGTAACCCCCGGCGAAGAAACC includes:
- a CDS encoding dipeptidase codes for the protein MSTDPLADTVASLIPAARDELTELVAFRSVADPAISPPEECRKAAAWVAGALRDEGFDDVRILDMPDGHQSVHGHLAGPAGAPTILLYAHYDVQPAPDEQAWHTPPFELTERDGRWYGRGTADCKGAVVMHLLALRALKAHGGVPLNVKVIVEGSEEQATGGLERYARAHPELLDADVILIGDAGNFRLGTPTVTASLRGITMLRIDVETLRGNLHSGQFGGAAPDALTALVKILGSLVDDDGSPRVEGLETDGAWRGLAYPEADFRVDGGVLDGVDLVGTGSVADRLWARPSLSVMGIDCPPVVGATPSVHASARAAVSLRIPPGVDAAQATELLTAHIEKHTPWGARVSVEQVAQGEPFLADTSSPAYTAMAEAMRTAYSGRDLNIAGLGGGIPLCNTLASLYPRAEILLIGLCEPEAQIHAVDESVSVDELRRLAVAEAHFMRHYAGTGDRG